CCGGAGGGAGTTGCGGAAATTAGTTGAGGAATAAAAGGTGAAGTAGGTTGCTTTTTAATAGAAAGCAGCCTTTTTTGTTTGAGGGCTCATTTATTTCTCCCGGGGGCTCAATTAATCCTGTGGAGGCTCCATTCTCCCCGTTCCAAGTTCCATTCCAGTTAACAGCATCCTCTCCTGAAATTAAATATCAAAAATAGTTCAATAATTTAAAAGGGAATATCATCACTCCGTCGAATTTCTATTAATAGCAACGAAAATTGCAAAAATGATAGAGAGGGTGGGGGATTGGATGAAAGTCTTGAAATATGTGGCCGCAGGTTTGATGGCGTGCACATTGTTTTTTCACGGGGCGGGAGGGCAGTTCGCATCTGCACAAACCGGCGAGGATCCGACAATCCGAATCGGGATAGTACCGAGCGTCGGTTCATTGACCATTGGTGGGCAAGGTGCATTTGAACTGATTGACAAGTATACAAGTGAGGTTTTATTTACCGGAATGGATGAAGAAGTATTTGTGGAATTGGGCTCCGCTGCAACCGTTCAAAGCCATTACCGGCTTCAAGTTGCTTTCACGACGAGTCAAGCATATGTAGATGATTGGCTGCGACGGGCACACGCCGAAGGGTATCCGACGTACACCGAAGACTATAACGGCGGCTGGCGTTTGTATCTCGGTGAGTTTCCGGCGGATGCGTCGTTTACAGTAAGAACCGCATTCAAGGAGGAAGTCGTCGCAAAAGGATTGGCTGCGAGTGACGCGTTTTGGAAAGTGGTGACGATTGCTGAAGGCGAAACACAATTGAAAGTGACGAAAAATGGGGAGGAAAAGGAAACTGCACACCCAGTCCAACTGGTTGCTTCTTCCGGATTCGTCAAAATCAATGGGCAAACGTATCGCGGCCTCGCTGAAGTAGGCTTCAATAGCAGCGGAACGTTGGTGGGCATCAATCAATTGAGCGTCGAGCAATATTTATACGGCGTCGTTCCTCGTGAACTTCCGCCTGTTCCATATGGGGAAGTCGAAGCGCAAAAAGCGCAGGCGATTGCTGCACGTACGTACGCTTTGTCCAATTTAGGCAAGCGAAGCGCGGACGGCTATGATCTATTGCCGACGACTTCAGATCAAGTGTATGGAGGGTATAGCGCGGAACATCCGATTTCCAATGAAGCTGTCGATGAAACGAAAGGGATTGTCGCAACATATGAAGGCAAGCTCATTACAGCCGTTTATCATTCGACGAGCGGTGGATTCACGGCGAATAACGATGATGTGTGGACTTCGGATGCGACTCCTTATTTGAGGGCGAAGCATGTCGCTCAGAAAGGGAACGACTTGAAATACGTCCCGGCGTTGGATATTTACAAGAATAGCGATGAGGGCGAGTCTTTGCGTGAAGTGAAGATGGGTGATTTCGAAGCGGATTGGTCCAAATATTATCGTTGGCATTTCGAATGGACGGCAGAAGAGATCAGTGAAATCGTCGGAAGCTACTTCAATACGGAAGTCGGCCAAGTGTTGGAAATCAATGTGACGGAACGCTCCAGTTCGGGTCGTGCGGCCGAAATTGAATTCGTAACTGAAAATGGAACGTTCTACGAATACAAAGACCGTATCCGCTGGGCGCTGCAATATATTAATGCGAATGGCGCACCGGCAGTATTGTTAAGTACGTTGTTCATCATCGAACCGATCAAAGATGAAGAGACGGAAGAGACGATCGGGTACAAAGTGGACGGCGGAGGTTGGGGCCATGGCGTCGGAATGTCCCAAGTCGGCGCGGTCGGCATGGCTGAAAAAGGATATACGTATGATGTCATATTGAAGCATTTCTACACGGGAATCGATTTGGAAACTAGATATTAAGGGCGGTAGTTAGATGTATGTATTAGGAATTGATGGCGGAGGAACGAGGACGACGGGCGTTGTCGCAGATGAGCTTGGAAACGTCCACATGCATGCGGTAACTGGACGGAGCAATCCGAACACGTTGCAGCAAGCGGAATTCGAAAAGGTCATTTGCGGGTTGGCAAGGGAGTTGAAAAGGCAGGACAAAGCCATTTTCAATCAATTGTCCATCTGTTATGCAGGCATTGCAGGCGTCGGGGAAAGTGGACGGGACGCGGAAGTGGCGGCTTTGTTAGCTCAGGAGCTGCCGAAAGGGACGAAAGTGATTGTCCGGAATGACGCGTTCAATGCATTATATTCCGGCACGCTCGGCGAGCCTGGCATCGTTCAGATTGCAGGGACCGGCGCTGTCACTTTAGGCATCAATGAAAACGGGGAAGTCGCCCGTTCAGGCGGATGGGGTTATTTATTCGACGATGAAGGTAGCGGATTTTATTTAGGGAATGAAGCGTTGAAAGCGGTATTCCGTTCTTTTGATAATCGCGGCCCGGGTACGTCATTGACGGATGGGGTAACAGAATATTTCGCTGTACAAAAGGTACCGGATATTATCGGCAAAGTGTACGGTACAAAACACCCGCGTTCAGTCATCGCGCCCCTTGCACGCCTTGTCATGGAGGAAGCACGGGCGGATGATGAAGTTTCTAAAAGAATTGTGGAGAAAGCGTGCTTGGAAATGATGCACTCCATCGAGGCTTGCCATCGCCGTTTATTCGATAAGAACCATTCGACGGCAATCGTGCTGTCGGGCGGCGTCTTTACCGACGCGGAGCTGTTTGCAGTACGCTTCCGTCAGTTGGCTCGTCAATCCATTCCGAACGCCGTTTTCCAAACGACGCACGTACCGCCTTTCGGTGGGGCGGTGCTTGCGGGATTGGCGGCTCAGCAAACAGCTGTAGATCCGGAGTTTACAAACCGGTTGAATGAACAGCTTCGAGAAAGGGTGACGCCATGACAATCGTGCCTTTATCCGAAATCCCCGTGAACGATATCGTAGAGCTGTGGAATGAGGAAATCGGCGATCGTTTTCCGATGAGCATTGCTTTATGGAATCAAAATACGACAATAGAGCCGAATGTGCTTGAAGAAGGATCACTCGCGGTCGTCCGGGAAGGGCGGCTGCGCGGATTCATTGTTGCAAAACGGTATTTGGAGAAGCTCGATGCCCGGATGCCGACGACGATTGGTTGGATCCAATGCATGCTTGTAGAAACGGCAATTCGAAACGAAGGAGTCGGAACTGCGCTGCTCAAACTGGCGGAACAGGCGCTCATTGATGCCGGAGTCGAAGAGATTCGTTTGGGGCGTGATCCGTGGCATTATCTTCCCGGTGTCCCGCGTGAGGACGAGGGGACAATCAACTGGCTTGAAAAGTGCGGATATAACAAAGGTGGCATTGAAACGGATTTGATTAAGGACGTCCGGGATGGCGAGCTGTATAAGCTAACAAACTCAAATGAGCATTATCGACTGTTGACGAAAGATGACCTCCCTTCTCTCCTCGGGTTTTTGGAGCGGGTCTTTCCGGGCCGTTGGCATTATGAAGCGCTCCATTATGAATTGATTGGCGGGTCAGGGAGGGAGTTCATGGGCTTTTTCATTGAAGATGAACTGCGAGGATTCTGCCGAATGAATGACCTCCAATCGCCTGTCATCGCGCAAAACGTGTATTGGTCTGCGCTTGTCGAAGGGGAGATGGGCGGCATCGGACCGTTAGGAATTGATCGTGAAATCCGGGGGAAACATTTTGGAATCGATTTAGTGAAAACCGCGGCGAATGAACTGATTGGAAGGGGAGTGACAAACATCGTCATTGATTGGACGCAGCTCGTCGCTTTCTATGAAAAGCTTGGCTTCACGCCTTGGAAACAGTATCAGTCGATGGCGAAAACGGTAGGGGTGGAATAAATGAAAGAAGCCGTACGGAAATTTTTACACCGTGAAATTAATCAACAAGTGACGCCAGGAGCGGTCATCCGCGTTCGGCATAAAGGGAATATCATTCTCGACGAGGCGGTCGGGACGAATAGCTTGGAAGAAGACAAAGTCCCCGTAACGAGGAGCCATCTGTTTGACATGGCTTCGTTGACGAAAGTGATGGTGACGTTGCCGGCGATCTTGCAATTATGTGAGTCGGGTGAAATCCATCTCCATGATAAGGTCGCGACGTTCATTCCTTCATTCCAAAAACACGGGAAAGAGGGCTTGACAATCAAGCAGCTGCTCACCCATTCTTCAGGGTTGACTGCCCATAGGCCGTATTTTGAAAGAAGGCTTTCGGCTGACCAGGTGCTGAAGGAAATTGAAGAGGAAAGGCTAGAATATGCGCCGGATACTGATGTCGTCTATAGTGACCTCGGTTTCATTCTCCTTATGGACATTATCGAAAAGGTCACCGGGCAGAGCATTGCCGAGTACGCTAGGCAAAATCTATTTGAGCCGATGGGAATGAAGGAGACGGGCTATAAACCGGTATATGAACGGCAGCGGTATGCGCCGACCGAGTATTACGACCATCTGCAAGGCCATAAGTATGGAATCGTCCATGATGACAATACGGAATTCATGGGCGGAATAAGCGGGCATGCTGGATTGTTTTCGACGATGGAGGATTTGTCCGTTTTCACTAAGATAATTGAGAATGACGGGGTGCATGAAGGGAAGAACATCCTCGATCCGCACTGGCTTGCGCTGTCGAGGCGTAACTTTACACCATTTGCAAAAGAAAGCAGAGGTCTTGGATGGCAATTGAAAGGGAGCGGGGCGAGTCCGGCTGGAGATTTGATGTCGGAAAGCACGTATGGGCATACGGGATTCACAGGAACGAGCTTTTATATTGATCCGGACAAGGAATTGACGGTCATGCTGCTGACGAACCGGGTGTATTTCGGAAGGCATCTTGCCATGCTTCGCTTGCGCCCCCGCTTACATAATATCATCTATACATCATTGTTTTCATAGGGGGAATTGGCATGCATGTCATGATTGTGGGGGCGCATTGTGGCGACGGGGAAATCCAAGCCGGGGCAATCGCCCATAAATACGCGCAGGCGGGGTATCGGGTGACGTTCCTTCATTTGACGGCCGGGGAGAAGGGAGCCCCGCCGCATATGGAAGTGGAGGAATACCGTCTGCAGAAGATTCGCGAGGCAGAGGCGGCAGTGGCCATTTTGGGCGGAACGAGCATTACGCTCGCACACCGGGATGCCGAGTTAACATTCAATGAAGAGATCGTCAAAGAGGTGGCGACGATTTTCCGGAGGGAGAAACCGGAATTTGTCATTACGCATTGGGAGAACAGTATGCATCCCGATCATAAGCTTTGTCAGAAGATCGTTCAGGATGCATGGCTAAAAGCTTCCTTGCCGGGATTCGATCTCGACGGACTGCCACCGCATGGACTCCGCCGCGTGTTCCATAGCGAGAACTGGGAAGACATGGATGGGTATGAGCCGGATATTTACGTCGATGTGACGGATTCGTTCGACGCTTATTTGGAGGCGTTGTCGTGTTATTGGTTCATCATGAACTCCAAGAGTTTCCGATACTATGATTATTACAAAGCGCTAGGGACGATGCGCGGCTGTTTGGCCCGCACGACATATGCGCAGACGTTGAAGAATTCAAGGGGGCTGCATGTAAGAAAGGAAGGGCATATACCAGGGTTCCCGATTTAAAAATAGAGTTAAGAGGGGGAGCAGCATGAAATTGCACAAGAAGGTCGGCCGATTGCTAATCGCCGGATTTAAAGGCATTACGATGTCGGAGGAAATTAAGCATTTGATACACACATATCATATTGGGGGGATCATCCTATTCGGGAGGAATATTGGCACGCCGGAAGAGATTCTCGCGTTGACGAACAGCTTGCAGACGGAAGCGAAAAAGGCGGGTTATGTAACGCCTTTGCTCATTTGCATCGATCAGGAAAACGGCGTCGTCAGGAGATTAGGGGAAGGGACGACAATCATTCCTGGTGCGATGCTTCTCGGCGCGACCAATGATCCGACGAATGCAAGGAAGGCAGGATTGATGACCGGCAAGGAATTGAAAGCGCTCGGTATTAACTGGAATTTGGCGCCAGTTGTGGATGTTAACAATAACCCGAAAAATCCGGTCATCGGCGTCCGTTCTTTCGGGGAAGACCATGCAGCTGTTGCGGAAATGGCGAAGCATTCGATGCTTGGCATGCAGGAGGCCGGGGTTATGACGACATTGAAGCACTTCCCGGGTCACGGTGATACGAGCGTCGATTCCCATCTCGATCTGCCAGTGATCGACCACGATCTTGAGCGGTTGCATGCTGTTGAGCTCGTGCCGTTCAAGGAATGCATGGCGGCTGGGGCGGATGCTGTCATGAGCGCGCATGTTTATTTTCCCGCTCTCGAAGACAAGGAAAATGTCCCTGCGACATTATCGCATTCGGTCATAACGGGACTTCTTCGGGAAGAGCTCGGCTTTGATGGCGTCATTACGACGGATTGCATGGAAATGGATGCGATTGCAAAAAGGGTCGGCACGGTGGAAGGGTGTGTGCGGGCGGTCGAGGCGGGAGTGGACTTCGTCATGGTGTCCCATTTGCATGATTTGCAGGAGCAGGCGGTCCTCCGGTTGGCGGAAGCTGTCGAAAGCGGCCGGATTTCCGAGCAGCGGATCGAGGAGTCGCTTAAAAGGATTGAAAAGCTCGCCCGTAAGTATACGTCATGGGAAGAGATTGATGCGAATAACAAGGTTGCCGAATTTGTCGGGTCCGGGAGGCATCACGATGAAATGAGAGAGATTTACGTGCAAGGCATAACGGAAGTGAAAGGTTTGGGTACATCAATTGCAGCGGAGGACCATGTGCTGCTCGTCCATCCGAAAAACGAATACGCAATGATGGTCGAAGATAAACGGTATGCGACGTTGACGATGGCGGAGCAGTTGAAAAAGGTTCACGGGAACGTAACGTCGATGGAGATTGATAAAGAAACTCCGGATGAAGTAGACATGACCGAACTCGCGGGTCAGTACGACCATATCGTCGTGTTGACGCTAAATGCCGATAAGCATGAAAACCAGCGACTGCTCGTCAATGAAATATTGGCTAGCGGAAAGCCGGTCGATGTCATTGCTGTCCGGTCGCCTTATGATGCGGCTTATTTTTCAAAGGCGAACAGGATCGTTTGCACATATGAATTCACGGAGTCGGCATTTGAAGTCGTCGCTGCGTATTTAGTAGGAAAAACATCGATTACTGGTAGGTTGCCAGTATCTATTAATTGAATGAAAATTCTTTTTAGAGTAATAAATTAGTATTGATATTTAATTTCAGAAGGGCTAAAATGACAGTAAGCATTTTTAATGAGAGATTTTGGAAAGGAGCATGCCGGTGAAACCAATGCGTGTCTGTGGATTAATGTCAGGAACTTCCTTGGACGGCCTCGATATCGTGATTACCGATTTCTCGTATAACGAAGGAAAAGTCCGGCATGAATTGGTTCATTTCGTAACGGTGCCTTATGATGATGAACTTAAGAAGGAACTGCACAAGTTGATGGATTCGGCGGCGCCATTGCATCTCGTATCCTCAATGAATATGTATCTAGGGGAAATGTATGCAGATTCGCTGATGGAAGTTTTACAGGACGTGGGCATCGGTATGGATACGGTTGACCTCATTAGCTCGCATGGCCAGACAATTTGGCATGAGCCTGAAGTAGAACCGAACCGTTCTTATGCTCGTCCGAATACGATGCAAATTGGTGATATCGCTGTTCTTGCAGAGCGTGCGGGCAAAACAGTCATTGGGGATTTCAGGACGCGTGACATCGCTGCGGGCGGGCAAGGTGCTCCATTAGTGCCGTTTGCAGACCAGATTTTATTCCAATCGGAAACGGGCGGGCGCGTATTGCTGAACATTGGCGGCATCGCCAACTTGACAGTGCTGCCTCGGCTCCGATCGGAGCAGCCGATCATCGCCTACGATACAGGACCGGGAAATATGGTGATCGATGCTTGTGTTGCAAAGTTAACGGGCGGGCATAGCTCATTCGATAAGGACGGCGAATTGGCGAAGGGCGGAACGGTCGATGATGAGTGGTTGGGTCATTTGGCGAGTCATGAATATTTCGCTGCCTCGGCGCCGAAAAGCACCGGAAGGGAATTATTCGGGACAGCTTTCGTCGAAACGTTCTGGACGGAAGGGGATGAACGCGGTCAATCATCCACTGATAAAATTGCAACCGCTACGATGCTGACGGCAAAAACGATAGCTACAGAGATTCAAAGATATATACAATCACATGACGTGAAGGAAGTGATCGTTAGCGGAGGTGGCGTGCACAATCAAACATTGATGGGGTTCCTGAAGGCTCAGTTACCTGAAGATTTAAAAATAATGACGATTAATGATCTTGGAATTGACGCAGATGCGAAGGAAGCATTCGTCTTTGCGTTTCTCGGCTATTTGGGCATCCACAAAATGCCGAATTCATTACCAGCGGCGACGGGTGCGAAGAAGGCGACGATTATGGGGAAAATCGCGTACGGCGGTTGATGCGTTTATGCGCATATTTGGGGATTTATGCGGGATTGCAGACGTTTATGCGTGATTTTCATGATTTATGCGCATTTACCAACGCTTATGCGTGAATTCTGCGATTTATGCGTGGTTCCGTGATTTTATACGTATTTGAACAAAACCGTTTTACCTGCTGGGAATAAATAATGGGGAAATTCATAGAAAAATAAACAGGGGGTCAAAAAATGAAGAAAGTTTGGAAGAAATCCGCTCTTGCGGCCTTATCATTGGGGCTTGCAGCGACGATGCTTGCAGCTTGCAGTGAGAAGGAAGAAGCGGGAAATGCTGAAGAGTTCAAAGGGAAAATCACCATTTGGGATGGACCGAGATGGCCGGATGCGGATGATAATAAATTCCACTGGCTAGAAGAAAAAATCAAAGAATACGAAGAAGCAAATGATGGTATTGAAATTGAATTGGTGCAAGTGCCGTGGGCGGAAATGGGAGATAAGCTAGGTGTCGCAATCGCCGCGAAAGCTTGGCCGGACATCGCTCCTGTCGATATTAGCGGAAGCGCAGTGAGCATCGATCATATCGAGCAAGGCGTCATCGAATCATTGGATCCGTATTTCGATAAAGAAGCGAAAAAGGACTTTTACGAGAATGCATTAGATGCTTATACGTATGACGGAAAGCTGTACGGGATTCCGAACAGTATTACGTTGCACACGATGCTGTTGAACTTGGATCTATTCGAAGAGGCTGGCGTTGAGCCGCCGAAAGATGGCAAGTGGACGTATGAGGAGTTTTTACAAACAGCGGAAAAATTGACGTTCGACCGGGATGGCGACGGGAAGACGGACGTATATGGATTCTCGACGTACATCATGCCTGGTTATTATGAAGCATGGCCGTTCTTCTATAAAAATGGCGGATCGCCGCTGAACGAGGATATGACGGAGTTCACATTCGATTCTCCTGAAGCGGTGAAGGCGATTCAAGATTTGGCGGACTTGAAATTGAAGCATAAAGTCGCTCCGGAAACGCATGGCGGCAATGACGTCGGCGGCACTTTCCAAGCGTGGGCGAATGAAGAGCAGCGTACTGTCGCAATGGAACCTTGGGCAACATGGGCGATCGGTGCAGCACAAGGCGCATATCCGACAAACTTCATGGTTGCCGAATATCCGTCAGGTGATAAAGATGCAGCGACAATCGGCGGCGTCGGCGGATGGGTCATGATGCACCAAGAAGATGTGAACAAGAAAGCGGCTGTCGCAGATTTCATGAAATTCATCTCCACAGCTGAAGAGCAATACCATATGGCACAACATTATGGTATCTTCCCAGCGCGCATCAGTGCATCTGAAATGGATCCGTTCAAAGACAATCCGGAAATGACGCGTGCAATGGAAATGTCCGATCAAGTCGTCATGCTCCCACGTCATCCGGAATGGAGAAAAATCGATGAAGCGATCCAAAATGAGCTGCAACTCGTGTT
The genomic region above belongs to Sporosarcina sp. Marseille-Q4943 and contains:
- a CDS encoding extracellular solute-binding protein, which codes for MKKVWKKSALAALSLGLAATMLAACSEKEEAGNAEEFKGKITIWDGPRWPDADDNKFHWLEEKIKEYEEANDGIEIELVQVPWAEMGDKLGVAIAAKAWPDIAPVDISGSAVSIDHIEQGVIESLDPYFDKEAKKDFYENALDAYTYDGKLYGIPNSITLHTMLLNLDLFEEAGVEPPKDGKWTYEEFLQTAEKLTFDRDGDGKTDVYGFSTYIMPGYYEAWPFFYKNGGSPLNEDMTEFTFDSPEAVKAIQDLADLKLKHKVAPETHGGNDVGGTFQAWANEEQRTVAMEPWATWAIGAAQGAYPTNFMVAEYPSGDKDAATIGGVGGWVMMHQEDVNKKAAVADFMKFISTAEEQYHMAQHYGIFPARISASEMDPFKDNPEMTRAMEMSDQVVMLPRHPEWRKIDEAIQNELQLVFNGEKTAEQAMADAKKAVDQILE
- a CDS encoding SpoIID/LytB domain-containing protein; this encodes MKVLKYVAAGLMACTLFFHGAGGQFASAQTGEDPTIRIGIVPSVGSLTIGGQGAFELIDKYTSEVLFTGMDEEVFVELGSAATVQSHYRLQVAFTTSQAYVDDWLRRAHAEGYPTYTEDYNGGWRLYLGEFPADASFTVRTAFKEEVVAKGLAASDAFWKVVTIAEGETQLKVTKNGEEKETAHPVQLVASSGFVKINGQTYRGLAEVGFNSSGTLVGINQLSVEQYLYGVVPRELPPVPYGEVEAQKAQAIAARTYALSNLGKRSADGYDLLPTTSDQVYGGYSAEHPISNEAVDETKGIVATYEGKLITAVYHSTSGGFTANNDDVWTSDATPYLRAKHVAQKGNDLKYVPALDIYKNSDEGESLREVKMGDFEADWSKYYRWHFEWTAEEISEIVGSYFNTEVGQVLEINVTERSSSGRAAEIEFVTENGTFYEYKDRIRWALQYINANGAPAVLLSTLFIIEPIKDEETEETIGYKVDGGGWGHGVGMSQVGAVGMAEKGYTYDVILKHFYTGIDLETRY
- a CDS encoding PIG-L deacetylase family protein translates to MHVMIVGAHCGDGEIQAGAIAHKYAQAGYRVTFLHLTAGEKGAPPHMEVEEYRLQKIREAEAAVAILGGTSITLAHRDAELTFNEEIVKEVATIFRREKPEFVITHWENSMHPDHKLCQKIVQDAWLKASLPGFDLDGLPPHGLRRVFHSENWEDMDGYEPDIYVDVTDSFDAYLEALSCYWFIMNSKSFRYYDYYKALGTMRGCLARTTYAQTLKNSRGLHVRKEGHIPGFPI
- a CDS encoding anhydro-N-acetylmuramic acid kinase → MRVCGLMSGTSLDGLDIVITDFSYNEGKVRHELVHFVTVPYDDELKKELHKLMDSAAPLHLVSSMNMYLGEMYADSLMEVLQDVGIGMDTVDLISSHGQTIWHEPEVEPNRSYARPNTMQIGDIAVLAERAGKTVIGDFRTRDIAAGGQGAPLVPFADQILFQSETGGRVLLNIGGIANLTVLPRLRSEQPIIAYDTGPGNMVIDACVAKLTGGHSSFDKDGELAKGGTVDDEWLGHLASHEYFAASAPKSTGRELFGTAFVETFWTEGDERGQSSTDKIATATMLTAKTIATEIQRYIQSHDVKEVIVSGGGVHNQTLMGFLKAQLPEDLKIMTINDLGIDADAKEAFVFAFLGYLGIHKMPNSLPAATGAKKATIMGKIAYGG
- the nagZ gene encoding beta-N-acetylhexosaminidase, which translates into the protein MKLHKKVGRLLIAGFKGITMSEEIKHLIHTYHIGGIILFGRNIGTPEEILALTNSLQTEAKKAGYVTPLLICIDQENGVVRRLGEGTTIIPGAMLLGATNDPTNARKAGLMTGKELKALGINWNLAPVVDVNNNPKNPVIGVRSFGEDHAAVAEMAKHSMLGMQEAGVMTTLKHFPGHGDTSVDSHLDLPVIDHDLERLHAVELVPFKECMAAGADAVMSAHVYFPALEDKENVPATLSHSVITGLLREELGFDGVITTDCMEMDAIAKRVGTVEGCVRAVEAGVDFVMVSHLHDLQEQAVLRLAEAVESGRISEQRIEESLKRIEKLARKYTSWEEIDANNKVAEFVGSGRHHDEMREIYVQGITEVKGLGTSIAAEDHVLLVHPKNEYAMMVEDKRYATLTMAEQLKKVHGNVTSMEIDKETPDEVDMTELAGQYDHIVVLTLNADKHENQRLLVNEILASGKPVDVIAVRSPYDAAYFSKANRIVCTYEFTESAFEVVAAYLVGKTSITGRLPVSIN
- a CDS encoding serine hydrolase is translated as MKEAVRKFLHREINQQVTPGAVIRVRHKGNIILDEAVGTNSLEEDKVPVTRSHLFDMASLTKVMVTLPAILQLCESGEIHLHDKVATFIPSFQKHGKEGLTIKQLLTHSSGLTAHRPYFERRLSADQVLKEIEEERLEYAPDTDVVYSDLGFILLMDIIEKVTGQSIAEYARQNLFEPMGMKETGYKPVYERQRYAPTEYYDHLQGHKYGIVHDDNTEFMGGISGHAGLFSTMEDLSVFTKIIENDGVHEGKNILDPHWLALSRRNFTPFAKESRGLGWQLKGSGASPAGDLMSESTYGHTGFTGTSFYIDPDKELTVMLLTNRVYFGRHLAMLRLRPRLHNIIYTSLFS
- a CDS encoding GNAT family N-acetyltransferase translates to MTIVPLSEIPVNDIVELWNEEIGDRFPMSIALWNQNTTIEPNVLEEGSLAVVREGRLRGFIVAKRYLEKLDARMPTTIGWIQCMLVETAIRNEGVGTALLKLAEQALIDAGVEEIRLGRDPWHYLPGVPREDEGTINWLEKCGYNKGGIETDLIKDVRDGELYKLTNSNEHYRLLTKDDLPSLLGFLERVFPGRWHYEALHYELIGGSGREFMGFFIEDELRGFCRMNDLQSPVIAQNVYWSALVEGEMGGIGPLGIDREIRGKHFGIDLVKTAANELIGRGVTNIVIDWTQLVAFYEKLGFTPWKQYQSMAKTVGVE
- a CDS encoding BadF/BadG/BcrA/BcrD ATPase family protein, which produces MYVLGIDGGGTRTTGVVADELGNVHMHAVTGRSNPNTLQQAEFEKVICGLARELKRQDKAIFNQLSICYAGIAGVGESGRDAEVAALLAQELPKGTKVIVRNDAFNALYSGTLGEPGIVQIAGTGAVTLGINENGEVARSGGWGYLFDDEGSGFYLGNEALKAVFRSFDNRGPGTSLTDGVTEYFAVQKVPDIIGKVYGTKHPRSVIAPLARLVMEEARADDEVSKRIVEKACLEMMHSIEACHRRLFDKNHSTAIVLSGGVFTDAELFAVRFRQLARQSIPNAVFQTTHVPPFGGAVLAGLAAQQTAVDPEFTNRLNEQLRERVTP